In Proteus vulgaris, one DNA window encodes the following:
- the leuA gene encoding 2-isopropylmalate synthase, whose product MSNNVIIFDTTLRDGEQALQASLSVKEKLQIAYALERLGVDIIEAGFPVSSPGDFESVQTIAREIKNSRICALARCVDNDIDVAAESLKVADAFRIHVFLATSALHAEHKLKKSFEDIIEMGVSSIKRARRYTDDVEFSCEDAGRTHIDNLCRIVESAINAGATTINIPDTVGYTTPYQFGGIITNLFERVPNIDKAIISVHCHDDLGMAVANSITAVQAGARQVEGTINGLGERAGNCALEEVIMAIKVREQMMNVQTRINHKEIYRTSQLVSQLCNTPIHANKSVVGSNAFAHSSGIHQDGVLKNRETYEIMTPESIGLKEVQLNLTSRSGRAAVKHRMEEMGYRETDYNLDNLYAAFLRLADKKGQVFDYDLEALAFIGQQQQEPDEFVMNYFNTQSGSSTVATASVSITHGDKEITEAATGNGPVDAVYQAISRATGYPLKLVTYQLTAKGEGRDALGQVDIVVEYQGRKFHGMGLETDIVGSSANAMIHVINSIWRSEQVEIEKRKQHTTQEAV is encoded by the coding sequence ATGAGCAACAACGTGATTATTTTTGATACCACATTGAGAGATGGCGAACAGGCGTTGCAAGCAAGCTTAAGCGTAAAGGAAAAGTTGCAAATTGCTTATGCCTTAGAACGGTTAGGTGTGGATATCATTGAAGCGGGCTTTCCTGTTTCTTCTCCAGGTGATTTTGAATCCGTGCAAACTATTGCACGTGAAATCAAAAATAGCCGTATTTGTGCATTAGCACGCTGTGTTGATAACGACATTGATGTTGCAGCAGAATCTTTAAAAGTTGCAGACGCTTTTCGTATTCACGTCTTTTTGGCAACGTCGGCATTACATGCTGAACATAAATTAAAAAAATCTTTTGAAGACATTATTGAAATGGGGGTAAGTTCCATAAAACGTGCTCGCCGTTATACCGATGATGTGGAATTTTCTTGCGAAGATGCAGGTCGTACTCATATCGATAATTTATGTCGAATTGTTGAAAGTGCAATTAATGCTGGTGCAACCACCATTAATATTCCAGATACCGTTGGTTATACAACACCTTATCAATTCGGTGGCATTATCACCAACTTGTTTGAGCGTGTACCCAATATTGATAAAGCCATTATTTCTGTCCATTGTCATGACGATTTAGGCATGGCGGTCGCTAACTCCATTACCGCGGTACAAGCAGGTGCAAGACAAGTTGAAGGCACAATTAATGGGTTAGGCGAACGCGCAGGCAACTGTGCATTAGAAGAAGTCATCATGGCAATAAAAGTCCGTGAACAAATGATGAATGTTCAAACACGCATTAATCACAAAGAAATTTATCGTACCAGTCAGTTAGTCAGCCAATTATGTAATACACCTATTCATGCTAATAAATCGGTTGTTGGTTCCAATGCATTCGCCCATTCATCAGGTATTCACCAAGATGGCGTACTGAAAAACCGTGAAACCTACGAAATTATGACACCCGAATCAATTGGATTAAAAGAAGTACAATTGAATTTAACTTCTCGTTCTGGCCGTGCCGCAGTTAAACACCGTATGGAAGAGATGGGTTATCGCGAAACAGATTATAACTTAGATAATTTATATGCAGCCTTCTTGCGTTTAGCCGATAAAAAAGGCCAAGTCTTTGATTATGACTTAGAGGCATTAGCATTTATTGGTCAGCAACAACAAGAGCCAGATGAGTTTGTGATGAATTATTTTAATACTCAGTCTGGTTCATCAACCGTTGCTACTGCCAGTGTCAGCATTACACATGGTGATAAAGAAATTACTGAAGCAGCAACCGGTAATGGCCCCGTCGATGCAGTATATCAAGCCATCTCTCGCGCAACAGGTTATCCATTAAAATTAGTTACGTACCAATTAACAGCTAAAGGCGAAGGCAGAGACGCCTTAGGACAAGTTGATATTGTCGTTGAATATCAAGGTCGTAAATTTCACGGAATGGGTTTAGAAACTGACATTGTAGGTTCATCAGCAAATGCCATGATCCACGTTATTAATAGCATTTGGCGATCAGAGCAAGTCGAAATAGAAAAACGCAAACAACATACAACACAAGAAGCGGTTTAA
- the leuO gene encoding transcriptional regulator LeuO, translated as MTDYTSATVTSKESADMHLRNVDLNLLTVFDAVMQMQNVTRAAQVLGMSQPAVSNAVSRLKVMFNDELFVRYGRGIQPTLRAKQLFGPVRQALQLVHNELPGAGFEPEQSERIFNLSICSPLDIKLAPKIVEQIKNKTPNINVNIKSYLNSNIEHQLKYQEIEFFINYKQFDRAEFHSQPLFNDEIVLVVSNKHPRIKESVTQEMLLNEQHSIVSLDDVGSFSAPYYKDTHLEDLITYQGTDLNSVLNIVSRTYLVAIAPKWLVECNAEQLDIKAISLPWENTLRPCYLIWHESTARDKGHLWMKNLLSEVCQN; from the coding sequence ATGACGGATTACACATCAGCAACAGTTACCAGTAAAGAATCAGCAGATATGCATTTACGTAATGTTGATCTTAATTTATTAACGGTATTTGATGCTGTTATGCAAATGCAAAATGTCACCCGAGCCGCACAGGTTCTTGGCATGTCACAACCCGCAGTTAGTAATGCAGTATCTCGACTTAAAGTAATGTTTAATGATGAATTATTTGTTCGTTATGGTCGCGGTATTCAGCCTACATTAAGAGCAAAACAGCTTTTTGGTCCTGTTAGACAAGCATTACAATTAGTACATAATGAACTTCCAGGAGCTGGGTTTGAACCAGAGCAAAGTGAACGTATATTTAATTTATCTATTTGTAGCCCGCTAGATATTAAATTAGCGCCAAAAATAGTTGAACAAATTAAAAATAAAACACCTAACATTAATGTTAATATTAAGTCTTACTTAAATAGTAATATAGAGCACCAATTAAAATATCAAGAAATCGAATTCTTTATTAATTATAAACAATTTGATAGAGCAGAATTTCATTCACAGCCATTGTTTAATGATGAAATTGTTTTAGTTGTTTCTAATAAGCATCCTCGCATTAAAGAAAGTGTGACACAAGAAATGTTATTAAATGAACAACATTCAATTGTTTCTTTAGATGATGTTGGTTCATTTAGTGCTCCTTATTATAAAGATACTCATTTAGAAGATCTTATCACTTATCAGGGAACTGATTTAAACAGCGTATTAAATATTGTCTCTAGAACCTATTTAGTTGCTATCGCACCAAAATGGTTAGTGGAATGCAATGCCGAGCAATTAGATATCAAAGCTATTTCGTTACCTTGGGAAAATACACTGCGTCCATGTTATTTAATTTGGCATGAATCAACCGCGCGTGACAAAGGTCACTTATGGATGAAAAATTTACTTAGTGAAGTTTGTCAGAATTAG
- a CDS encoding AMP-dependent synthetase/ligase, which yields MITNNNLYDYHIIRRLQMRFLHSGNNIAYRQWDAKCNIEMSWKEVEKKTRALSNALLEMSVSVQENIGIFSQNTIDWSLADIASLQLRAVTVPLYATSSVEQAAYILNDANIRILFVGDQKQYDIASELLALCPQLEHIIVFNSDVVLNTNTPSCYLESLINNTQYQYDDVLAQRINECNLDDLFTLIYTSGTTGEPKGVMLDYTSLASQLYLHDERLSLSDKDVSLCFLPLSHVFERAWSFYVMHTGAVNVYLTDTHAVREAMSDIKPTVMCAVPRFYEKVYSAIQDKVSQASVLRRFIFKWAIKQGEKQREAQLNQRNLGFVSRLCYRFADKKVLKPLRQILGGRVRFLPAAGARLDDAVIRFFLATGINIKYGYGMTETCATVSCWEENKYKLGSIGTPLPGVEVRIGAENEIQVRGSIVMKGYFNKPEDTAAAFTEDGWLRTGDAGALDSDGALFITERLKDLMKTSNGKYIAPQMIEGTLGQDRFIEHIAVIADTRKFVSALIVPCFDALEEHARVLNLKYHDRIELLRHTKIKELFDERLREMQKNFSSFHQVKRFTLLAEGFSMESGELTPTLKLRRKIISERYRNEIELMYQD from the coding sequence ATGATAACTAATAATAATCTTTACGATTATCATATAATTAGAAGATTGCAGATGCGTTTTTTGCACAGCGGGAATAATATTGCTTATCGTCAGTGGGATGCTAAGTGCAATATCGAAATGTCATGGAAAGAGGTTGAAAAGAAAACACGCGCGCTCTCAAATGCATTATTAGAAATGAGTGTGAGTGTTCAAGAAAATATTGGGATTTTTTCTCAAAATACCATTGATTGGTCTTTGGCTGATATTGCTTCTTTGCAATTACGTGCGGTAACCGTCCCTCTTTATGCAACCAGTAGTGTTGAACAAGCCGCTTATATTTTAAATGATGCAAATATCCGCATTCTTTTTGTTGGTGACCAAAAGCAATACGATATTGCTTCTGAATTATTAGCATTATGTCCTCAACTTGAACATATCATTGTGTTTAACTCTGATGTCGTATTAAACACAAATACACCTTCATGTTATCTCGAGAGTTTAATTAATAACACTCAATATCAGTATGATGATGTGTTAGCACAACGTATTAATGAGTGTAATTTAGATGATCTGTTTACCTTGATTTATACATCAGGAACAACGGGTGAACCTAAAGGGGTAATGCTTGATTACACGAGCCTAGCCTCTCAACTTTATCTGCATGACGAACGTCTCTCATTATCAGATAAAGACGTTTCATTATGTTTCTTACCTCTTTCTCACGTTTTTGAACGTGCGTGGAGCTTCTATGTTATGCACACGGGAGCGGTTAATGTGTATTTAACGGATACACATGCTGTTAGAGAAGCAATGAGCGACATTAAGCCTACCGTTATGTGTGCTGTTCCGCGTTTCTATGAAAAAGTATATAGCGCAATTCAAGATAAAGTATCTCAGGCTTCAGTATTACGTCGATTCATCTTTAAATGGGCAATCAAACAAGGTGAAAAACAGCGTGAAGCACAACTTAATCAGCGCAATCTTGGTTTCGTTTCCCGTTTATGTTATCGCTTTGCTGATAAGAAGGTTTTAAAACCATTACGCCAAATCTTAGGTGGACGAGTTCGCTTTTTACCAGCAGCTGGTGCGCGTTTAGATGATGCTGTTATTCGTTTCTTTTTAGCAACAGGCATTAATATTAAATACGGTTATGGTATGACAGAAACCTGTGCCACCGTTTCATGCTGGGAAGAAAATAAGTATAAATTAGGCTCTATTGGTACACCATTACCTGGTGTTGAAGTTCGTATTGGGGCTGAAAACGAAATTCAAGTCCGTGGTAGCATTGTCATGAAAGGGTACTTCAATAAACCAGAAGATACCGCGGCTGCTTTTACAGAAGACGGTTGGTTACGTACTGGTGATGCTGGTGCACTTGATAGTGATGGTGCACTATTTATCACTGAACGTTTAAAAGACTTAATGAAAACGTCGAATGGTAAATATATTGCACCACAAATGATTGAAGGTACTTTAGGGCAAGACCGTTTTATTGAGCATATTGCGGTGATTGCGGATACACGTAAATTTGTTTCTGCGCTGATTGTGCCTTGTTTTGATGCACTTGAAGAACATGCCCGTGTGTTAAATCTAAAATACCATGATCGCATCGAATTATTACGTCATACTAAAATTAAAGAGCTATTTGATGAGCGTTTACGTGAAATGCAAAAAAACTTTTCGAGTTTTCATCAGGTTAAGCGCTTTACATTGCTTGCTGAAGGTTTTTCAATGGAATCAGGTGAGTTAACACCGACATTAAAACTTCGCCGTAAAATTATTTCAGAACGTTATCGAAATGAAATTGAATTGATGTACCAAGATTAA
- the mraZ gene encoding division/cell wall cluster transcriptional repressor MraZ, with the protein MFRGATLVNLDSKGRITVPSRYRTTLSEISEGQMVCTIDLNQPCLLLYTLPEWEKIELKLAALSSMNPAERRVQRLLLGHASECQMDSAGRLLLASTLRQHAGLTKEVMLVGQFNKFELWDEQVWYSQIEKDIVAEQTSQEPLSTRLLDLSL; encoded by the coding sequence ATGTTTCGTGGAGCAACACTCGTTAATCTTGACAGCAAAGGGCGAATAACAGTTCCTTCCCGTTATCGAACAACGCTGAGTGAGATTTCTGAAGGTCAAATGGTTTGTACCATTGATCTCAATCAGCCGTGTTTATTGCTTTATACACTTCCTGAATGGGAAAAGATTGAGTTAAAATTAGCGGCTTTGTCTTCCATGAACCCGGCCGAACGTCGAGTACAACGTCTGTTATTAGGACATGCCAGCGAATGCCAAATGGATAGTGCAGGACGTCTTTTGCTAGCTAGCACGCTAAGACAGCATGCGGGGCTAACCAAAGAGGTCATGTTAGTCGGTCAATTCAATAAATTTGAATTGTGGGATGAACAGGTCTGGTATAGCCAGATTGAAAAAGACATTGTTGCCGAGCAAACCTCACAGGAACCGTTATCGACACGACTATTGGATTTATCACTTTAA
- the rsmH gene encoding 16S rRNA (cytosine(1402)-N(4))-methyltransferase RsmH, which translates to MTTNNFSHTSVLLDEAVNGLNIKSSGIYIDGTFGRGGHSRLILSQLGEQGRLIAIDRDPQAIAVANEIDDARFSIVHGPFSNIEQYVNELGLAGKIDGVLLDLGVSSPQLDDPERGFSFMRDGPLDMRMDPTSGQSAAQWLMTAAEDDITWVLKTFGEERFAKRIARAIVARNKTEEPLTRTKQLADLISEASPVKERHKHPATRSFQAIRIYINSELDEIEKALKGAVSVLAPEGRLSVISFHSLEDRLVKRFIRDESKGPVVPAGIPLTEAQIKELGSARLSSIHKMKPTGIEVEENPRARSSVLRVAQRIEE; encoded by the coding sequence ATGACAACAAATAATTTTAGCCATACCAGTGTACTACTGGATGAAGCAGTGAATGGCCTGAACATTAAGTCTTCAGGTATCTATATCGACGGAACATTTGGTCGTGGAGGCCACTCCCGTTTAATTTTATCGCAATTAGGTGAACAAGGTCGCTTGATAGCGATAGACAGAGATCCACAAGCTATTGCAGTTGCCAATGAAATAGATGATGCACGATTTTCTATTGTTCATGGGCCTTTTTCAAATATTGAACAGTATGTCAATGAGTTAGGTTTAGCAGGGAAGATTGATGGTGTTTTGCTGGATTTGGGCGTTTCTTCTCCTCAGCTTGATGATCCTGAACGTGGTTTTTCTTTTATGCGAGACGGACCACTTGATATGCGTATGGATCCCACTTCAGGGCAATCTGCTGCGCAATGGCTAATGACAGCTGCAGAAGATGACATTACTTGGGTACTGAAAACATTTGGTGAAGAACGTTTCGCTAAACGTATTGCGCGTGCCATTGTTGCTCGTAATAAAACAGAAGAGCCGTTGACTCGAACTAAGCAGTTAGCTGATTTAATTAGTGAAGCAAGCCCAGTAAAAGAACGTCATAAGCATCCAGCAACACGAAGCTTTCAAGCAATTCGAATCTATATCAACAGCGAATTAGATGAAATTGAAAAAGCATTAAAAGGTGCAGTCTCAGTTTTAGCGCCAGAAGGGCGTTTATCTGTGATTAGCTTCCATTCATTAGAAGACCGATTAGTAAAACGGTTTATTCGTGATGAGAGCAAAGGGCCAGTTGTCCCTGCGGGTATTCCACTCACAGAAGCTCAGATAAAAGAGTTAGGAAGTGCTCGCTTATCAAGTATTCACAAGATGAAACCGACAGGTATAGAGGTGGAAGAGAACCCACGGGCACGAAGCTCTGTATTACGTGTAGCACAACGTATTGAGGAATAA
- the cra gene encoding catabolite repressor/activator yields MKLDEIARLAGVSRTTASYVINGKAKQYRVSDKTVEKVMAVVREHNYHPNAVAAGLRAGRTRSIGLVIPDLENTSYTRIANYLERQARQRGYQLLIACSEDQPDNEIRCVEHLLQRQVDAIIVSTALPPEHPFYQRWANRSLPIIALDRALESEHFISVVGDDLEDAKMLATELKAFPSQSVLYLGALPELSVSFLREQGFRSVWKDDPREVTYLYANSYEREAAAAAFSEWLNNNPMPDALFTTSFALLQGVMDVTLQRSGRLPTQLVIATFGDHELLDFLECPVLSVAQRHRDIAERVLELVLASLEEEQKPQAGITRIRRDLCRRGSLGRAR; encoded by the coding sequence GTGAAACTGGATGAAATCGCCCGCTTGGCTGGTGTTTCACGAACAACAGCAAGTTATGTCATTAATGGTAAGGCGAAACAGTACCGTGTAAGTGACAAGACTGTTGAAAAAGTGATGGCGGTGGTCAGAGAGCATAATTACCACCCGAACGCTGTTGCCGCGGGATTACGTGCTGGTCGTACGCGTTCTATTGGTTTGGTTATTCCTGATTTGGAAAACACCAGTTATACCAGGATCGCAAATTACCTTGAACGACAAGCACGCCAACGTGGTTATCAGTTGCTAATTGCATGTTCAGAAGACCAACCTGACAACGAAATTCGTTGTGTTGAGCATTTATTGCAACGTCAAGTTGATGCCATTATTGTTTCAACGGCATTGCCACCAGAACACCCTTTTTATCAGCGTTGGGCTAATCGCTCATTACCGATTATCGCGCTGGATAGGGCATTAGAAAGTGAGCACTTTATCAGCGTTGTTGGTGACGACTTAGAAGATGCCAAAATGTTGGCAACTGAACTGAAAGCTTTTCCTTCGCAATCGGTACTCTACTTAGGAGCCCTTCCTGAACTCTCTGTGAGTTTTTTACGTGAACAAGGTTTCCGTAGTGTTTGGAAAGATGATCCTCGTGAAGTAACCTACCTTTACGCTAATAGCTATGAACGAGAAGCCGCAGCCGCTGCTTTCTCAGAATGGCTAAACAATAATCCAATGCCAGATGCATTATTCACAACTTCGTTTGCTTTATTGCAAGGGGTTATGGATGTGACATTACAACGAAGTGGCCGTTTACCAACACAGTTGGTTATTGCGACTTTCGGTGATCATGAGTTATTGGATTTCCTTGAATGTCCTGTTTTATCTGTCGCTCAACGACATCGTGATATTGCAGAACGTGTATTAGAACTTGTTCTTGCCAGTCTTGAAGAAGAACAAAAACCGCAAGCGGGAATTACACGTATTCGTCGTGATTTATGTCGCCGAGGCAGTTTAGGACGCGCACGTTAA
- the ftsI gene encoding peptidoglycan glycosyltransferase FtsI yields the protein MKFSRSAKAKAKTKSNAKLRKPEEKTGFVSWRFALLCTGIGIALAALLIRVAYLQIINPDPLIREGDMRSLRVQKVPTARGMISDRMGRPLAVSVPVYAIWADPKVVLDANPDMTDSRWLALADALKISVSQIEQKIATAPSARFIYLARQVNPEISDYISKLKITGINMRQESKRYYPSGEVTAHIIGVTNIDGDGIEGVEKSFNQWLTGAPGERVVRKDGFNRVIENIAQTDSQAAHNLMLSIDERLQSVVYRELTNAVIKNKAESGTAVLVDVNTGEVLAMANSPSYNPNNLAGTPKDAMRNRAITDIFEPGSTVKPMVVMSALNNHIIKENSVINTIPYRLNGHQIKDVALYHELTITGILQKSSNVGVSRLALAMPASELVDVYSRFGFGKPTNLGLVGESSGIFPIKKQRWSDLERATFSFGYGLMVTPLQLARVYATIGSFGIYRPLSITKVDPPVPGTRVFPEPVMKTVVHMMESVALPGGGGVSAAIKGYRIAIKTGTAKKVGPDGKYINQYISYAAGVAPASRPRFALVVIINEPKAGKYYGGAVSAPVFGTIMGAVLRTMNVEPDALMPDDKNEFVIKKEEDTSGRS from the coding sequence ATGAAATTTTCACGTTCGGCAAAAGCGAAAGCAAAGACAAAGTCAAATGCCAAACTGCGCAAGCCTGAAGAAAAAACAGGATTTGTGAGTTGGCGTTTTGCGTTGCTTTGCACAGGTATTGGTATCGCTTTAGCCGCGCTATTAATCCGTGTTGCCTATTTACAAATTATTAATCCAGATCCCCTTATTCGTGAAGGGGATATGCGTTCTTTACGTGTACAAAAAGTCCCAACTGCAAGAGGAATGATCAGCGATAGAATGGGAAGACCTCTTGCGGTCAGTGTGCCTGTGTATGCTATTTGGGCAGATCCTAAAGTTGTATTAGATGCCAATCCAGATATGACTGACTCTCGTTGGTTAGCGCTTGCTGACGCACTAAAAATCTCCGTCAGTCAAATCGAACAGAAAATTGCTACCGCACCTTCTGCTCGTTTTATCTATCTCGCTCGCCAAGTTAATCCTGAAATTAGTGATTATATTAGTAAATTGAAAATTACTGGGATTAACATGCGCCAAGAATCAAAACGTTATTATCCATCGGGTGAAGTAACTGCTCACATTATTGGTGTAACGAATATTGATGGTGATGGCATTGAAGGTGTCGAAAAAAGTTTTAACCAATGGCTAACCGGTGCTCCTGGCGAACGTGTCGTTCGTAAGGATGGCTTCAACCGTGTCATTGAAAATATTGCTCAAACAGATAGTCAAGCTGCTCATAACTTGATGTTAAGTATTGATGAACGCCTACAATCCGTGGTTTATCGAGAATTAACCAATGCCGTTATCAAGAATAAAGCAGAATCTGGAACCGCTGTTTTAGTCGACGTCAATACAGGCGAAGTATTAGCAATGGCGAATAGCCCATCTTATAACCCGAATAATTTAGCGGGAACGCCTAAAGATGCGATGCGTAATCGTGCTATCACCGATATTTTTGAACCTGGCTCTACAGTAAAACCAATGGTTGTGATGAGTGCACTGAACAATCATATCATTAAAGAAAATAGTGTTATTAATACAATTCCTTATCGCCTTAACGGACATCAAATAAAAGATGTAGCGCTATATCATGAGCTAACGATAACAGGAATATTACAGAAATCGAGTAACGTTGGTGTTTCAAGACTAGCGTTAGCGATGCCTGCATCTGAACTTGTGGATGTTTATTCACGTTTTGGATTCGGGAAGCCAACTAACTTGGGGCTAGTTGGTGAAAGTAGTGGCATATTTCCAATAAAAAAACAACGGTGGTCCGATCTTGAAAGGGCCACCTTCTCATTCGGGTATGGGCTAATGGTAACGCCGTTACAACTAGCGCGTGTCTATGCAACGATTGGTAGTTTTGGTATTTACCGTCCTCTCTCAATTACAAAAGTTGATCCTCCTGTACCAGGAACGCGAGTCTTCCCTGAGCCAGTAATGAAAACCGTTGTGCATATGATGGAAAGTGTTGCATTGCCTGGTGGCGGTGGTGTAAGTGCGGCTATTAAAGGGTATCGCATTGCGATTAAAACAGGTACGGCGAAAAAAGTAGGGCCAGACGGAAAGTATATCAATCAATATATCTCTTATGCGGCGGGTGTTGCGCCTGCGAGTCGTCCACGTTTTGCGTTGGTTGTGATAATCAACGAACCTAAAGCGGGTAAATATTACGGGGGCGCAGTATCTGCACCGGTGTTTGGCACAATCATGGGCGCGGTTTTACGAACAATGAACGTAGAACCAGATGCATTGATGCCAGACGATAAAAATGAATTTGTAATTAAAAAAGAAGAGGATACAAGTGGCCGATCCTAA
- the leuB gene encoding 3-isopropylmalate dehydrogenase produces MSKNYHIAVLPGDGIGPEVMAQAHKVMDAISERFSLNITTKEYDIGGIAIDNHGTPLPANTLTGCEQADAILFGSVGGPKWEHLPANEQPERGALLPLRKYFKLFCNLRPARLYEGLEAYCPLRADIAQRGFDILCVRELTGGIYFGQPKGREGEGAQERAFDTEIYHRYEIERIARFAFESARKRRHKVTSIDKANVLQSSILWREVVTGIAKEYPDVEIQHMYIDNATMQLIKDPSQFDVLLCSNIFGDILSDECAMITGSMGMLPSASVNEERFGLYEPAGGSAPDIAGKNIANPIAQILSAALLLRYSFNEDKAAQAIEDAITQVLAEGYRTADLAGNGNAITTAEMGDRIAQYIRGGA; encoded by the coding sequence ATGTCAAAAAATTATCATATTGCAGTATTACCCGGAGATGGTATTGGTCCTGAAGTTATGGCTCAAGCACACAAAGTGATGGATGCCATAAGTGAGCGTTTCTCACTCAATATCACTACAAAAGAATATGATATCGGTGGTATTGCCATCGATAATCATGGCACACCATTACCAGCAAATACCTTAACGGGTTGCGAGCAAGCCGACGCTATTTTATTTGGCTCTGTCGGTGGTCCTAAGTGGGAGCATTTACCTGCTAACGAACAACCTGAACGTGGTGCGTTATTACCTTTACGCAAATATTTTAAATTGTTCTGCAATTTACGCCCTGCTCGCTTATATGAAGGTTTAGAAGCTTATTGCCCATTACGTGCTGACATTGCACAGCGTGGCTTCGATATTTTATGTGTACGTGAATTAACTGGCGGTATCTATTTTGGTCAACCCAAAGGCCGTGAAGGTGAAGGCGCTCAAGAACGCGCTTTTGATACTGAAATTTATCATCGTTACGAAATCGAGCGTATTGCCCGCTTTGCATTTGAATCAGCGCGTAAACGTCGCCATAAAGTAACGTCTATTGATAAAGCGAACGTTTTACAAAGTTCTATTTTATGGCGTGAAGTTGTAACCGGTATTGCCAAAGAATACCCAGATGTTGAAATTCAGCATATGTATATCGATAACGCGACAATGCAGTTAATTAAAGATCCATCTCAGTTTGATGTATTACTGTGCTCCAATATTTTTGGCGACATTTTATCTGATGAATGCGCCATGATCACCGGTTCAATGGGAATGTTGCCATCCGCAAGCGTTAATGAAGAACGCTTTGGTTTATATGAACCAGCCGGTGGCTCAGCCCCTGATATTGCAGGTAAAAATATCGCTAACCCTATTGCACAAATTTTATCTGCTGCGTTATTACTGCGTTACAGCTTTAATGAAGACAAGGCGGCCCAAGCCATTGAAGATGCTATCACTCAAGTATTAGCAGAAGGCTATCGTACCGCAGACTTAGCGGGAAATGGTAACGCAATCACAACCGCCGAAATGGGTGATCGTATCGCTCAGTATATTCGTGGAGGGGCATAA
- the ftsL gene encoding cell division protein FtsL — MSTERHTLPGVIGQDLLRHGKLPVCLLIAVIISAVYVVTTAHKTRLLTAEKERLVLEKNVLDIEWRNLILEENALADHSRVERFSSDSLGMVHVDPTKENIVVTK; from the coding sequence ATGTCTACAGAACGACACACACTACCTGGAGTTATAGGGCAGGATTTACTGCGTCATGGCAAGTTACCTGTATGTTTACTGATAGCCGTGATTATTTCTGCGGTGTATGTCGTGACGACAGCACACAAAACACGTTTATTGACAGCAGAAAAAGAGCGTTTAGTGCTGGAAAAAAATGTATTGGATATCGAATGGCGCAACCTCATTCTTGAAGAAAATGCACTGGCCGATCATAGCCGAGTAGAGCGTTTTTCAAGTGATAGTTTGGGGATGGTTCATGTTGATCCAACAAAAGAGAACATTGTGGTTACTAAATAA